In Phyllobacterium zundukense, one DNA window encodes the following:
- a CDS encoding PepSY domain-containing protein — MLKRLVVVGAAALMTVAAVPQGFAQSIVIGPDGVRLREAAPERVERRYYEIGERQAVRIARSEGVRDVDNVRRTRSRYVVEGIDRRGDDIRVDIDRQTGDVISVD; from the coding sequence ATGTTGAAGAGATTGGTAGTTGTTGGAGCAGCGGCGCTGATGACCGTTGCGGCAGTGCCGCAAGGCTTCGCTCAATCGATCGTGATTGGCCCCGACGGCGTGCGGCTGCGTGAAGCAGCGCCAGAACGGGTAGAGCGCCGGTACTACGAAATTGGCGAACGGCAAGCCGTTCGCATCGCCAGAAGCGAAGGTGTTAGGGACGTCGACAACGTAAGGCGCACCCGGTCCAGATATGTCGTTGAAGGCATTGACCGCCGGGGTGATGACATCCGGGTCGATATCGACCGCCAGACAGGCGACGTGATTTCTGTCGATTGA
- a CDS encoding alpha/beta fold hydrolase — translation MKPMTRRMFTGALAWSAALSLLPKGVLANDIVKATNVVLVHGLFADGSCWSDVIGRLQATGLNVTSVQNPLTTLPEAVAAAKRVLDRQEGPTVLVGHSFSGMIVTEVGVHPNVSSLVYIAARAPDAGEDYTALAKTYPTPPATAGIVFDGDEGRLTEQAFLHDFAGDVAEKQAKILYAVQAPFNKALLAGKTTQAAWRSKPSFYAVSKNDRTINPDLERFMAKRMGAKTIELESSHVSMISQPEAVAALILEAAGMGTKG, via the coding sequence ATGAAACCAATGACCCGCCGAATGTTTACCGGAGCCCTTGCATGGAGTGCCGCCCTCAGCCTCCTTCCAAAGGGAGTGCTGGCAAATGATATCGTCAAGGCAACGAACGTCGTGCTTGTGCATGGCCTTTTCGCTGATGGTTCATGCTGGTCTGACGTGATTGGCCGCCTTCAGGCAACGGGGTTAAACGTGACCTCGGTACAGAACCCGCTGACGACGCTTCCGGAAGCGGTCGCCGCCGCCAAGCGCGTTCTTGACCGCCAGGAGGGGCCAACGGTTCTTGTCGGGCATTCTTTCTCCGGGATGATCGTCACGGAAGTTGGTGTGCATCCGAACGTCTCCTCGCTTGTCTACATTGCCGCCCGCGCTCCGGATGCCGGAGAAGACTACACTGCCCTCGCCAAGACCTATCCGACACCTCCAGCTACCGCCGGCATCGTATTCGACGGCGATGAGGGTCGACTGACCGAGCAAGCCTTCCTTCATGACTTCGCGGGCGACGTGGCTGAGAAGCAAGCCAAAATTCTCTATGCCGTACAGGCACCTTTCAACAAGGCGTTGCTGGCTGGCAAGACGACACAGGCCGCCTGGCGATCAAAGCCGAGCTTTTACGCAGTCTCCAAGAACGATCGTACCATCAATCCAGACCTTGAACGCTTCATGGCAAAACGCATGGGCGCTAAAACGATCGAGCTGGAGTCCAGCCACGTGTCGATGATCTCGCAACCAGAGGCCGTGGCGGCGCTCATCCTCGAGGCGGCGGGTATGGGCACGAAAGGTTGA